One genomic region from Robbsia betulipollinis encodes:
- a CDS encoding complex I subunit 4 family protein, translated as MQSLPLLSLAIWIPILFGLGVLCVGSSGQSRPARWLALTGSVLGLLLTIPLVAGYDANVGTEQFVEHAPWLAALNSTYHLGIDGISLWLIVLTAFTTVVIVLASWGSMKVRVAQYLSAFLLLSGFLIGVFASLDGMLFFVFFEATLVPFYLLIGGWGGANRVHAAVKFFFFSLIGSLAMLLALIYLYHLSHSFEMAVWRDLPLSLTQQIVIFLAFFAAFSVKVPMWPVHTWLPEAHMEAPIGASVMMSVLKLGAYGFLRFSLPITPDASHFFAPVLIALSLIAVIYASLVALAQTNISKMIAYSSVAHMGLCTLGLFIFSQIGVVGAIVQLISYGFVSGAMFLCVGVLSDRMQTQSMDAYGGVVNTMPRFAVFVMIFAMANVGLPGTSGFVGEFMVIMGAIKYNFWIGMGAASGMFLSAAYTLWMYKRVIFGPIGNARVAKLVDLGKRETAVLGAMAAVVMVIGIYPHPFTKGIDPSTAKVLAQSMRVKTGDAPLVPVQSARQTSASPAS; from the coding sequence ATGCAATCACTACCCCTTCTCAGTCTGGCAATCTGGATTCCCATATTGTTCGGCCTTGGCGTTCTTTGTGTGGGTTCCTCGGGTCAGTCGCGCCCGGCCCGCTGGCTGGCATTGACCGGTTCGGTCCTGGGCCTGCTGCTGACCATTCCACTGGTCGCGGGTTACGACGCCAACGTCGGCACCGAGCAGTTCGTCGAGCACGCACCCTGGCTCGCCGCCCTGAACAGCACGTATCACCTCGGTATCGACGGCATCTCGCTCTGGCTCATCGTGTTGACGGCGTTTACCACCGTCGTGATCGTGCTGGCGTCGTGGGGATCGATGAAGGTGCGCGTCGCGCAATATCTGTCGGCCTTCCTGCTGCTGTCGGGCTTTCTCATCGGCGTCTTCGCATCGCTCGACGGCATGCTGTTCTTCGTATTCTTCGAAGCGACGCTGGTGCCGTTCTATTTGCTGATCGGGGGCTGGGGCGGCGCGAACCGCGTGCATGCCGCGGTCAAATTCTTCTTCTTCTCGCTGATCGGGTCGCTGGCCATGCTGCTGGCGCTGATCTATCTGTACCACCTGTCGCATAGCTTCGAAATGGCGGTCTGGCGCGACCTGCCGCTCTCGCTGACGCAGCAAATCGTCATTTTCCTGGCGTTCTTCGCGGCATTCTCGGTCAAGGTGCCAATGTGGCCGGTGCACACCTGGCTGCCCGAGGCGCACATGGAGGCGCCGATCGGCGCCTCGGTGATGATGAGCGTGCTCAAGCTCGGCGCGTATGGTTTCCTGCGGTTTTCCCTGCCGATCACGCCGGACGCCAGTCATTTCTTCGCGCCCGTGCTCATTGCGCTGTCTTTGATCGCGGTGATCTACGCCAGTCTGGTCGCGCTGGCGCAGACGAACATCAGCAAGATGATTGCGTATTCGTCGGTCGCGCACATGGGTTTGTGCACGCTGGGTCTGTTCATCTTCAGTCAGATCGGCGTCGTCGGCGCCATCGTTCAACTGATTTCCTATGGCTTCGTGTCGGGTGCGATGTTCCTGTGCGTGGGGGTGCTCAGCGACCGGATGCAGACCCAGTCGATGGACGCTTATGGCGGGGTGGTCAATACGATGCCGAGGTTCGCGGTATTCGTCATGATTTTCGCGATGGCGAACGTGGGATTACCGGGCACGTCGGGTTTCGTCGGCGAGTTCATGGTGATCATGGGCGCGATCAAATACAACTTCTGGATCGGCATGGGGGCGGCGTCGGGCATGTTCCTGAGCGCGGCCTACACGCTATGGATGTACAAGCGCGTGATATTCGGGCCGATCGGCAATGCCCGTGTGGCAAAACTCGTGGATCTCGGCAAGCGCGAGACGGCGGTGCTGGGCGCGATGGCGGCCGTGGTCATGGTGATCGGTATCTATCCGCACCCGTTCACCAAGGGCATCGATCCTTCCACCGCCAAGGTCCTCGCGCAATCGATGCGCGTCAAGACGGGCGACGCGCCCCTGGTGCCGGTGCAAAGCGCCCGGCAAACGAGCGCATCGCCAGCCAGCTAG
- a CDS encoding putative holin — translation MTAAASGAAASGAGASGAGASGAGANSLLNGVDADALIGAFAGAALVVATSQDLSLSKRIAYLGISWIAGYLAAPEVVRTTPIRSTGVAGFLAAALAIAVTLQMIERIRKMNIRAFFRKD, via the coding sequence ATGACCGCCGCCGCTTCAGGAGCCGCCGCTTCGGGAGCCGGCGCTTCGGGAGCCGGCGCTTCGGGAGCCGGCGCCAACAGCCTGCTCAATGGCGTGGACGCCGACGCATTGATCGGCGCCTTTGCAGGCGCGGCACTGGTGGTTGCCACCTCGCAGGATCTTTCCCTGTCCAAGCGTATCGCCTATCTCGGTATTTCCTGGATAGCGGGCTATCTGGCGGCGCCGGAAGTCGTGCGCACCACGCCGATCCGCAGCACGGGCGTCGCCGGCTTCCTGGCCGCCGCGCTCGCCATCGCGGTGACCCTGCAGATGATCGAACGCATTAGAAAAATGAACATCCGCGCATTTTTCAGAAAGGACTGA
- a CDS encoding phage holin family protein, giving the protein MPTPLAFVALIAHLVAALHILAYRGGDAHPHASWLAWALLVVSGGSALELALTAKTVGILEALRAGLLSAFVLGARIDVQCSVSSTRIDGPNASAPE; this is encoded by the coding sequence ATGCCTACCCCGTTGGCGTTCGTCGCACTGATCGCCCATCTCGTCGCCGCGCTTCACATCCTGGCCTACCGCGGTGGGGACGCACACCCTCATGCCTCCTGGCTGGCCTGGGCGCTGCTGGTGGTTTCCGGCGGGTCGGCGCTCGAACTGGCGCTTACCGCGAAGACCGTCGGCATCCTCGAGGCATTGCGGGCCGGCCTGCTGAGCGCGTTCGTGCTCGGCGCGCGCATCGACGTGCAATGCAGCGTGTCGTCGACCCGCATCGACGGCCCGAACGCCAGCGCGCCCGAGTAG
- a CDS encoding GGDEF domain-containing protein, translating into MLTGPTMTIIGAVCFALAFLSAVGLLVEDAHDRVAVAAAESARQLALSLEREVSRNIDLIDLSIQATADGVEQPVVMALPRVLREQLLFSRAAAARYIRNISVFDRDGRLIADSLSTLPSTQGRSGGAPFIPVTPQPAPAGDALFIGQPYLASDSTTRLVRFSRNRRTPQGIFSGVVTATVNLNDFSEVFYSLNVMPGTMVRLSTRNGVALLRDFTPPSAQTARESGSPGLTGRMLIALAMIFSKPADASLVAERPVPGTPLILSVQLSSQTVFADWRRWAIQLEAYSLFVSSLFLAGALYLTHVLRMRMRSEAVVTRLASIDSLTQLPNRRALDSTYSREVMRAARECRPLSVLFVDIDHFKTYNDQYGHVAGDHTLQAVADAVRACLRRDTDFVARYGGEEFVAILPDTAAREATALADVIRLAVRDLRRPHASVEAGVVTASIGVASYDRATDRATGSLLERADRALYAAKRTGRDRVTLCPTPAVEVFREPADLTA; encoded by the coding sequence ATGCTGACTGGCCCCACGATGACGATCATCGGGGCGGTTTGCTTCGCCCTTGCCTTCCTGAGCGCTGTCGGCCTGCTCGTGGAAGATGCGCACGACCGCGTCGCGGTGGCGGCGGCGGAGAGCGCCAGACAGCTTGCCCTTTCTCTGGAACGGGAGGTTTCGCGCAATATCGATCTGATCGATCTGTCGATCCAGGCGACCGCGGATGGCGTCGAGCAACCGGTCGTCATGGCGCTCCCCCGGGTATTGCGGGAGCAACTGCTTTTTTCGCGCGCCGCCGCGGCACGGTATATCCGGAATATTTCCGTCTTCGATCGCGACGGCCGGCTCATTGCCGACTCGCTTTCCACCCTCCCCTCGACGCAAGGGCGAAGCGGCGGTGCGCCCTTCATTCCGGTCACGCCGCAGCCCGCCCCGGCGGGCGACGCGCTCTTCATCGGCCAGCCTTACCTGGCATCTGACAGCACGACGCGCCTCGTCAGGTTTTCCCGGAACCGACGCACGCCGCAGGGCATTTTTTCCGGCGTGGTGACGGCAACCGTGAACCTCAATGACTTCTCCGAAGTATTTTATTCGTTGAACGTCATGCCGGGCACGATGGTCAGGCTGTCCACGCGCAACGGTGTGGCGCTGCTGCGCGATTTCACGCCACCGAGCGCGCAGACGGCGCGAGAAAGCGGCAGCCCGGGGTTGACCGGCCGGATGCTGATCGCGCTCGCGATGATCTTTTCCAAACCGGCCGATGCGAGTCTGGTCGCGGAACGCCCGGTACCCGGCACGCCCCTCATCCTGTCGGTACAGCTTTCGTCCCAGACGGTTTTCGCGGACTGGCGTCGTTGGGCCATTCAACTCGAGGCCTATTCCCTGTTCGTGTCGTCGCTATTTCTCGCCGGCGCACTCTATCTCACTCATGTCCTGCGGATGCGGATGCGTTCGGAAGCGGTGGTGACACGTCTGGCAAGTATCGATTCGCTGACCCAACTGCCGAACCGGCGTGCGCTCGACAGCACGTATTCGCGGGAAGTGATGCGGGCCGCCCGGGAATGCCGCCCGTTATCGGTCCTGTTCGTCGATATCGACCATTTCAAGACCTACAACGACCAATACGGACATGTCGCGGGCGACCACACCCTGCAGGCGGTCGCGGATGCCGTACGGGCCTGCCTGCGGCGCGATACCGATTTCGTCGCCCGTTATGGCGGCGAGGAATTCGTGGCCATCCTGCCGGACACCGCCGCGCGCGAAGCGACGGCACTTGCCGACGTCATCCGCCTTGCCGTTCGCGACCTGCGACGCCCGCATGCGAGCGTCGAGGCCGGCGTGGTCACAGCCAGCATCGGCGTGGCCAGTTACGACCGCGCGACGGATCGCGCGACGGGCTCGCTGCTGGAACGCGCGGACCGTGCGCTCTACGCGGCGAAACGCACGGGCCGCGACCGGGTCACGCTTTGCCCTACCCCGGCCGTCGAAGTTTTCCGCGAGCCTGCCGATTTGACGGCCTGA
- a CDS encoding HAD family hydrolase, whose amino-acid sequence MPQAAIFDIDGTLIDSVDLHASAWQEAFAKFGHDVTFEQARSQIGKGGDQLLPVFLSDAEQADHGEELEAWRGKHFKSRYLPMVRSFSAVPDLLRRVRDSGMKVAVASSAKQDELEVYLDIAGVKDLVDVTTSSEDAERSKPAPDIFQVALQKLGIAASDAVAIGDTPYDAQAAGKAGMHTIGVLCGGFTEASLREGGCVAVYPGPGALLACFDASPLAKR is encoded by the coding sequence ATGCCACAAGCCGCCATTTTTGATATCGATGGGACGTTGATCGATTCCGTCGACCTGCACGCGAGTGCCTGGCAGGAGGCGTTCGCCAAGTTCGGGCACGATGTGACGTTCGAACAGGCGCGCAGTCAGATAGGCAAGGGCGGCGACCAGCTGCTCCCCGTTTTCCTGTCCGACGCCGAGCAGGCGGACCATGGCGAGGAGCTCGAGGCGTGGCGCGGCAAACACTTCAAATCGCGCTATCTGCCGATGGTGCGGTCCTTCTCGGCGGTGCCCGACCTGCTGCGCCGGGTACGGGACAGCGGAATGAAGGTTGCGGTGGCATCGTCGGCGAAGCAGGACGAGCTGGAGGTGTATCTGGATATCGCCGGTGTCAAGGATCTCGTGGACGTGACCACGTCGTCGGAGGACGCGGAGCGATCCAAGCCCGCACCCGATATTTTTCAGGTCGCGTTGCAGAAGCTCGGCATCGCCGCGAGCGACGCGGTGGCGATCGGCGATACGCCGTACGACGCGCAGGCCGCGGGCAAGGCTGGCATGCATACCATTGGCGTGCTGTGCGGCGGGTTTACCGAGGCGAGCCTGCGCGAAGGCGGGTGCGTCGCGGTCTATCCGGGGCCGGGTGCGTTGCTGGCGTGTTTCGACGCATCGCCGCTGGCGAAGCGGTAG
- a CDS encoding ABC transporter substrate-binding protein, whose product MNRPPLRSFALFLPIFLASAGTAFAAGQITFVSQGGSYQEAQTKAILDPAAKLLGITVNQDSIPDAWPAVKAQGATGKPIWDVIDTPTANCLRGGREGLLEKLDFSKIPNAAAMPAQYRTPYSVAYEFYSTVIGYNKKTLKKIPQNWADFWNVKAFPGTRALRNDPQTVLEAALLADGVPRGKLYPLDVDRAFRKLEQIKPDITVWWTSGGQSAQLLHDGEVDMEMIWNGRASAVQKDNPDVAFTYNDGILQNTQLCILRHAPNLPTAIQFLNAAISPELQANLPLYIDYGPGNPAAFKTGKITAKRAAELPSSPENAAKQALMSEEWWASDPGVQAKARWLKFMQ is encoded by the coding sequence ATGAACCGCCCGCCGCTACGCTCCTTCGCGCTGTTTCTGCCTATCTTCCTCGCCTCGGCCGGCACGGCCTTCGCCGCCGGCCAAATCACCTTCGTCTCGCAGGGCGGCAGCTATCAGGAGGCGCAGACCAAGGCGATTCTCGATCCGGCCGCAAAACTTCTCGGCATCACGGTGAACCAGGACAGCATTCCGGACGCCTGGCCGGCGGTCAAGGCACAGGGCGCCACCGGCAAGCCGATCTGGGACGTGATCGACACGCCAACGGCGAACTGTCTGCGCGGCGGCCGCGAGGGCCTGCTCGAGAAGCTCGATTTCTCGAAAATTCCGAACGCGGCAGCCATGCCTGCGCAGTACCGTACCCCCTATTCGGTAGCCTACGAGTTCTATTCGACGGTCATCGGCTATAACAAGAAAACGCTCAAGAAAATTCCGCAGAACTGGGCGGATTTCTGGAACGTGAAAGCTTTCCCCGGTACCCGGGCGCTGCGCAACGACCCGCAAACGGTGCTCGAAGCGGCGCTGCTCGCCGATGGCGTGCCGCGCGGCAAGCTCTATCCGCTGGATGTGGACCGCGCCTTCAGGAAGCTGGAGCAGATCAAGCCCGACATAACGGTGTGGTGGACCTCGGGCGGCCAGTCGGCGCAATTGCTGCACGACGGCGAAGTGGACATGGAAATGATCTGGAACGGGCGCGCGAGCGCCGTGCAAAAGGACAATCCCGACGTGGCGTTCACGTACAACGACGGCATTCTGCAAAACACCCAGCTGTGCATCCTGCGGCATGCGCCGAATCTGCCGACGGCCATTCAGTTCCTGAATGCCGCGATCTCGCCGGAATTACAGGCCAACCTGCCGTTGTATATCGATTATGGCCCGGGCAACCCCGCCGCGTTCAAGACGGGGAAGATCACGGCCAAACGTGCGGCGGAATTGCCGAGTTCCCCTGAAAATGCCGCCAAGCAGGCGCTGATGTCGGAGGAATGGTGGGCATCGGACCCGGGCGTCCAGGCGAAGGCCCGCTGGCTCAAGTTCATGCAGTAG
- a CDS encoding GMC family oxidoreductase, which translates to MIDYLILGGGSAGCVLAARLSEDADKRVVLVEAGRDISHATMPDAVRSRYPGRAYLDTNNLWQRLSARMGRATPPRRYEQARILGGGSAINALMANRGAPADYDEWEALGAHGWNWASCLPTFRKLETDADFAGALHGASGPVRIQRTLPHRLSPFVRAVLGTLDRTGHPNRDDQNGPWEDGSYVGAIAVSAQGERIPTSVCYLTDAVRRRPNLSIEVHAEVDRIVFDGTRATGALLVSGQRLQARQVIVCAGAIHSPAILMRSGIGPAKDLAALGIDVIADRPGVGGNLMEHPSIAVSAFLPKAARTPFPDEHHEQAIVRFSSHIPNTVPGDMHGAILSRSGWHSLGYRLGTIFFWVNKSYSRGRVTLVSRNGGDAPKVEFNMLADARDLERLKLAVRFGAATLGHPSMTCSVDTRFPSSYSPRVAKVALPGAWNALQRGALSLLLDMAGPWRSVLIGRFVTQGLSLETLLADDRALTSFVTHAVGGTWHPSGTCRMGATGDPQAVTDSSGQVHGVQNLRVCDASLMPAIPCANTNIPTIMIAERIADMIRSAREARPQAS; encoded by the coding sequence TTGATCGACTATCTCATTCTTGGCGGCGGATCGGCCGGGTGCGTGCTCGCCGCACGGTTGTCCGAAGATGCCGACAAGCGCGTCGTCCTCGTGGAGGCGGGACGCGACATCTCCCACGCCACCATGCCGGATGCGGTTCGCAGCCGGTATCCAGGGCGCGCGTATCTCGACACGAACAACCTGTGGCAGCGCTTGTCGGCGCGCATGGGCCGCGCGACGCCGCCCCGCCGGTATGAACAGGCGCGCATCCTCGGCGGCGGCTCCGCCATCAACGCGCTGATGGCCAATCGCGGCGCACCGGCCGACTACGACGAATGGGAGGCCCTCGGCGCTCACGGATGGAACTGGGCATCCTGCCTGCCCACCTTTCGCAAGCTGGAAACGGATGCCGATTTCGCAGGCGCGCTGCACGGCGCCAGCGGGCCGGTCCGTATCCAGCGCACGTTACCCCATCGGCTGTCTCCCTTCGTGCGGGCCGTGCTGGGCACGCTCGACCGCACCGGCCATCCCAACCGCGACGACCAGAACGGCCCATGGGAAGACGGCTCGTACGTGGGCGCGATCGCCGTAAGCGCGCAGGGCGAGCGCATTCCGACATCGGTATGCTATCTGACCGACGCGGTGCGCCGGCGACCCAATCTGTCCATCGAGGTGCACGCGGAAGTGGACCGCATCGTGTTCGACGGCACGCGCGCGACCGGCGCGCTGCTGGTGTCCGGCCAACGACTCCAGGCGCGACAGGTCATCGTCTGCGCGGGCGCGATACACAGCCCGGCGATCCTGATGCGAAGCGGCATCGGCCCGGCAAAGGATCTTGCCGCGCTGGGGATCGACGTTATCGCGGATCGCCCCGGCGTCGGCGGCAATCTGATGGAACATCCGTCCATCGCCGTCTCGGCGTTCCTGCCGAAGGCTGCGCGCACGCCGTTTCCCGATGAGCACCATGAACAGGCGATCGTCCGGTTCTCGTCGCATATCCCGAACACGGTTCCCGGCGACATGCATGGCGCGATCCTGTCGCGCTCCGGCTGGCACTCGCTCGGGTACCGGCTGGGTACGATCTTCTTCTGGGTCAACAAATCCTATTCGCGCGGGCGCGTAACGCTGGTTTCGCGCAACGGAGGGGATGCGCCGAAGGTCGAGTTCAACATGCTTGCGGATGCGCGCGATCTCGAACGCCTGAAGCTTGCCGTGCGCTTTGGCGCGGCCACGCTCGGTCATCCATCGATGACGTGCTCGGTCGATACGCGCTTTCCGTCGAGCTATTCGCCGCGGGTGGCGAAAGTCGCCCTGCCTGGCGCGTGGAATGCGCTCCAGCGCGGGGCGCTGAGCCTGCTGCTCGATATGGCGGGACCGTGGCGGTCGGTCCTGATCGGGCGGTTCGTCACGCAAGGCCTGTCTCTGGAGACCTTGCTCGCCGACGACCGCGCGCTGACGTCCTTCGTCACGCACGCGGTCGGTGGCACGTGGCATCCATCGGGTACCTGCCGCATGGGCGCGACCGGCGATCCGCAGGCCGTCACCGATTCCTCCGGTCAAGTCCACGGCGTGCAGAACCTGCGGGTGTGCGACGCGTCGCTGATGCCGGCCATACCGTGCGCGAACACGAATATCCCGACCATCATGATCGCCGAACGCATCGCGGACATGATCCGCTCGGCGCGCGAAGCACGACCTCAGGCGTCGTAA
- a CDS encoding aldehyde dehydrogenase family protein, producing MNHALQFYIDGQWVAPLGPARRAVIDPCTEEPFAEIAMGTPADVDRAVAAARRAFPSFAMTTPEERLALIRRILDVYAERHEDIALAISREIGAPLALARGWQANLGTRHLKELIRTCEAFVWQRMKGTTLITHEPIGVAALITPWNWPINQIVCKVAPAIAAGCTMVLKPSEVSPLNAILFAEVLDAAGVPPGVFNLVHGDGATVGTALCSHPDVDMVSFTGSTRAGIDVARLAAPTVKRVHQELGGKSANLILEDADLAAAVTSGVNACFGNSGQSCNAPTRMFVPAARHDEAVAIARDAAARHVVGAADAEGTTLGPVVSAVQFDRIQHLIGCGIEEGAVLVTGGLGRPEGLPRGYYVRPTIFAGVRPEMTIARDEIFGPVLSILPYDDEEQAVAMANDSVFGLAAYVQSGDREHARRIAFRLRAGSVHLNHPAWDAGAPFGGYKQSGNGREYGEWGLEAFLEVKGIVGYDA from the coding sequence ATGAATCACGCACTACAGTTTTACATCGATGGCCAATGGGTTGCGCCGTTGGGTCCGGCGCGGCGCGCGGTGATCGACCCCTGCACCGAGGAGCCATTCGCGGAGATCGCGATGGGCACGCCGGCCGACGTCGATCGCGCCGTGGCGGCGGCGCGTCGCGCATTTCCGTCCTTTGCGATGACCACGCCGGAGGAACGGCTCGCGCTGATCCGCAGGATACTGGATGTCTATGCGGAACGGCATGAAGACATCGCGCTGGCCATCTCGCGCGAGATCGGCGCGCCGCTCGCGCTCGCCCGTGGCTGGCAAGCGAACCTCGGCACGCGTCATCTCAAGGAACTGATCCGGACCTGCGAAGCCTTCGTCTGGCAGCGGATGAAGGGGACGACGCTGATCACGCATGAACCCATCGGCGTGGCCGCGCTCATCACGCCCTGGAACTGGCCGATCAACCAGATCGTGTGCAAAGTAGCGCCGGCGATCGCCGCGGGTTGCACGATGGTGCTGAAACCCAGCGAAGTGTCCCCGCTGAACGCCATCCTGTTCGCGGAAGTGCTCGACGCGGCGGGTGTTCCGCCCGGTGTGTTCAACCTGGTGCACGGAGATGGGGCCACGGTCGGTACCGCCCTGTGCAGCCATCCCGATGTGGACATGGTGTCGTTCACCGGCTCGACGCGCGCCGGCATCGATGTCGCGCGGCTCGCCGCGCCGACCGTCAAGCGGGTGCATCAGGAACTGGGCGGCAAGTCCGCCAACCTGATCCTGGAGGACGCCGATCTCGCCGCTGCCGTCACCTCCGGCGTCAATGCGTGCTTCGGCAACAGCGGCCAGTCCTGCAACGCGCCGACACGCATGTTCGTGCCGGCCGCGCGTCACGACGAGGCGGTCGCGATCGCGCGCGACGCGGCCGCGCGACACGTCGTCGGTGCGGCCGATGCCGAAGGCACGACGCTCGGCCCGGTCGTGAGCGCGGTCCAGTTCGACCGTATTCAACACTTGATTGGCTGCGGCATCGAGGAGGGCGCGGTGCTGGTGACGGGCGGTCTGGGTCGTCCGGAAGGATTGCCGCGCGGCTATTACGTGCGTCCCACGATCTTCGCCGGTGTGCGGCCGGAAATGACCATCGCGCGCGATGAAATCTTCGGCCCGGTGCTGTCGATCCTGCCCTACGATGACGAGGAACAGGCCGTGGCAATGGCGAACGACAGCGTCTTCGGTCTTGCCGCCTACGTGCAGTCCGGGGATCGCGAGCATGCGCGGCGGATCGCGTTCCGCCTGCGTGCCGGCAGCGTCCATTTGAACCATCCCGCCTGGGACGCGGGCGCTCCGTTCGGCGGCTACAAGCAGTCGGGCAATGGCCGGGAGTACGGCGAATGGGGGCTGGAAGCGTTTCTCGAGGTCAAGGGCATCGTCGGTTACGACGCCTGA
- a CDS encoding ABC transporter permease has product MILVFLMVPILIVVPMSFSDTRFMTFPPPGYSLRWYRAFFDNPAWIAAARTTLAASTCATLLATPLGVAASYAIQNGTHRSMRYARTLLMLPLMVPIIIVAVGVFFVYSQMGYVNTLGGLILADTMLGLPYVVIAVGADLRTFDPAQEMAARSLGMNRLRSFITVTLPQIKSSVISGAVFVFIQALDETVVALFVSGGTNQTLTRRMFITLRDEIDPTIAAISTMLTALTLCLVAVVVTSRKSATRS; this is encoded by the coding sequence ATGATCCTCGTGTTTCTGATGGTGCCCATCCTGATCGTCGTGCCGATGTCGTTCTCCGATACGCGTTTCATGACGTTTCCACCGCCGGGCTATTCGTTACGCTGGTATCGCGCGTTCTTCGACAACCCGGCATGGATCGCTGCGGCGCGCACCACGCTGGCGGCGTCCACGTGTGCCACGCTGCTGGCGACGCCGCTCGGTGTGGCGGCGTCATATGCGATTCAGAACGGCACCCACCGCAGCATGCGTTATGCGAGAACCCTCCTGATGCTGCCGTTGATGGTGCCGATCATCATCGTGGCGGTAGGCGTGTTTTTCGTATACTCGCAAATGGGTTACGTGAATACGCTGGGCGGCCTGATACTCGCTGATACCATGCTGGGGCTGCCGTATGTGGTGATCGCGGTGGGTGCGGACCTGCGCACGTTCGATCCCGCGCAGGAAATGGCCGCGCGCAGTCTCGGCATGAACCGGTTGCGCAGTTTCATCACGGTCACGCTCCCGCAGATCAAGTCGAGCGTGATTTCCGGCGCGGTATTCGTCTTTATCCAGGCGCTGGATGAAACCGTCGTGGCGCTGTTCGTCTCGGGCGGCACGAACCAGACGCTGACGCGTCGCATGTTCATCACCCTGCGCGACGAGATCGATCCGACCATCGCGGCGATCAGCACGATGCTCACCGCGTTGACCCTGTGTCTGGTGGCGGTCGTCGTGACAAGCCGCAAATCCGCCACGCGGTCCTGA
- a CDS encoding ABC transporter permease: MGWLLAPALFVIVMLLVVPLAWLSWQSVWDHGFTLANYRRMLTGVYLDTFLLTFKLSVIVTAATLLLGYPVAYLAASVTPRFCALILGMVVLPFWTSVLVRTYAWLVLLQRTGVVNKLLMASGLTDYPLQLGYNQIGTVIAMVHILLPFMVLPLYSAMQKIPAGLSHAGASLGGSPLHVFLRVFLPLSMSGVMAGVTLVFILSLGFYITPELMGGGKSVMVSMVVSRNVEIYNSWGAASAVSVVLLLCVFAIFYIASRFVPLEKTLGAK; encoded by the coding sequence ATGGGGTGGCTGCTGGCGCCCGCCCTGTTCGTGATCGTGATGCTGCTGGTCGTCCCGCTTGCATGGCTGTCGTGGCAGTCCGTCTGGGACCATGGTTTCACGCTGGCGAATTATCGGCGGATGCTGACGGGGGTCTACCTCGACACGTTCCTGCTGACGTTCAAGCTGAGCGTCATCGTGACGGCGGCGACACTGTTGCTCGGCTACCCGGTGGCCTATCTTGCCGCCTCGGTGACGCCCCGATTCTGCGCGCTGATTCTCGGCATGGTGGTCCTGCCGTTCTGGACCAGCGTGCTCGTGCGCACGTATGCATGGCTCGTGCTGCTGCAGCGTACCGGTGTGGTCAACAAGCTACTGATGGCGAGCGGTCTGACGGATTATCCGTTGCAGCTCGGCTATAACCAGATCGGCACGGTCATTGCAATGGTGCATATTCTCCTGCCGTTCATGGTTTTACCGCTGTATTCGGCGATGCAGAAAATCCCGGCCGGTCTGTCGCATGCCGGGGCCAGCCTCGGCGGCTCTCCGCTGCATGTGTTCCTGCGCGTGTTCCTGCCGTTGTCGATGAGCGGCGTGATGGCGGGCGTGACGCTGGTTTTCATCCTGAGCCTGGGTTTTTACATTACCCCCGAACTCATGGGAGGCGGCAAATCGGTGATGGTTTCGATGGTGGTCAGCCGGAATGTCGAGATCTACAACAGCTGGGGCGCGGCGAGCGCCGTCAGCGTGGTGCTGCTTCTCTGCGTGTTCGCGATTTTCTATATCGCGAGCCGCTTCGTCCCGCTGGAAAAAACGCTGGGGGCGAAATGA